GCTCAGTCCGCCGTGTCGTCGTGGGCAAAACGGCTGTAGAGGAAATCCAGCGCCTGGTTGCGCAGGGCGTAGTAGTGGGGATCCTCCATCATCTCCTCCCGGTTGCGCGGCCTTGGGAAGTTGATCTCCATGATTTCGCCGATCTTCGCGGCCGGGCCGTTGGTCATCATCACCAGCCTGTCGGCCAGGAACAAGGCCTCGTCGATGTCATGGGTGATCATCAGCACCGTGCACTTCTGGGTGTTCCAGATGGTGAGCAGCTCCTCCTGCAGCTCCTCCTTGGTGATGGCATCGAGGGCCCCGAAGGGTTCATCGAGAATCAGCACCTCCGGGCGGATCGCCAGAGCGCGGGCAATCGCCACCCGCTGCTTCATGCCGCCCGAGAGCTGGAGGATCTTCTTCTCGGCGGCCTCGCTGAGGCCCACCATGGCCAGGTGTTCCCGCGTGATCTCCCGCTTCTCCTGCTCGGAGAGGTTGGGTTTGACGGAATCCACCGCCAGATACACATTCTCGTAGGCCGTGAACCAGGGCAGCAGGGCATAGCCCTGGAACACCACCATGCGATCGGGGCCGGGCCTGGTGATCCTGTTGCCATGCAGCACCACCTGGCCGCTGCTCGGGGTGGCGAACCCCGACACCATGTTGAGCAGAGTGGACTTGCCGCAGCCGGAGTGGCCGATCACGCACATGAACTCCCCCTCGTTGATGCCCAGCTCGATGCCATCGAGCACCGGATAGGGACCGTTGGGGGTGGGATACACCTTGCTGACGTTCTCGAAACGCAGGAAGGGCTCATGGGCCGGGGGAGCCGTCAGGCTCTCCGGAGCGGTTTGCAGCAGTGGGGACATGGGAAGACTCGCGGATGAACGGGGGGCAGGGCAGAACGCTGGGGCCGGATCGGACGGGGACGGGGCTGGCCTCAGCCGCGCCGGGGCGGGGCCAGCGGGATCTCAGCGATGCTGAAATCGCGTTTGATCGTCTGGGCGTTGAGGTAACCGATCGGGTCTTCGGCGTTGAAGGCCTGGCCATCGAAGAGCTCGATGCCCTGCCGCTGATAGCTGATCGCCTCGAGGCCGAGCTCCCGGGCGGCGGTGCTGAACACCCCCACCTGGCAGACGCGCTCGAGGATCTCCACCCAGTTGCGCGGCAGGGGGATTTCACCCCAGCGGGCCATCTGGGTCATCATCCAGAGGTGTTCGGTGCGGCTGGGGCGGTTCAGCCCCTCCCCGAAGAACAGGTGATGCGGCACGGCGCTCTCGCTCTCCGGTCCGCCCCGATCCCCATCGGCGCTGGCCTCGCTGAAGCGGATCATCTCCGGCTTGATGCCCAGGTAGCGGCGGTCGCTGAGCAGCTCGCTCAGCTCGGCCCAGTGGGCCGGATCGGCGCAGTAGCGGCAGGCCTCCAGCAACGCCTTGGTGAGGGCGATGTGGGTGTTGGGGTAGGCGATCGCCCAGTCTTCGCGCAGCCCCAGCACCTTGCCGGGATGGCCGGGCCAGATCGCCAGATCACCGGCCACCGCGATGCCGTGGCCGTCGCGGATGGCCCGGTCGAGCCAGGGGGCACCCACGCAGTAGCCGTCGATGCTGCCATCCTTGAGGTCGGCGAGCATCTGGGCCGGCGGCAGGGCCTGCAGGTGCACGTCCCTGTCGGGGTCGATGCCGTTGGCCGCCAGCCAGTAGCGCAGCAGCAGGTTGTGCATGGAGGCCTCGTGCACGATCCCCATCGTGTGGGGCTCACGCCCGTGGCTCCTGAGATAGGCGCGGTAGTCCTCCACGCTGCGCACCCCCTGCTCCGCCAGGCGGCGGCCCAGGGTGATGCCGTTGCCGTTGCGACTGAGGGTGAGCGGCGTCACGATCGGCAGGGGCGTGCCGCCATGGCCGCCGGCCGTCATCCAGGTGGGCATCCCGGCCGGCATCAGCGAGGCGTCGAGGGTGCCGTCCACCAGCCCGTCGACGATGCCGCGCCAGCTGGTTTCACGGATCAGGCTCACCGCATCGAGGCCGTGCTTGGCGAAGAGCCCGTGGGCTTCCGCCACCGCCAGGGGCGCACTGGCGGCCAGGGGCAGGAAACCCAGATCCAGGTTCACCTTCTCCAGCCCATGGCGCGCCACCACGGCATGGGGCCGGGAGCGCCACTGCTTCACCCGCTTCTGGCGGTTGAGGAAGTAGATGATCTCCGAGCGCAGGCTGTAGTAGCTGGGGTGGTGCACCACCTCCAGGCGGGCCCGGGGGCGGGGGATGTCCACCTCGAGGATGCCGCCGATGCTGGAGCCCGGGCCATTGGTGAGCATCACGATGCGGTCGGAGAGCAGCACCGCCTCGTCCACGTCGTGGGTCACCATCACGGCGGTGAGCTCGTGCTCGTTGCAGATCTGCATGAGCTTTTCCTGCAGATTGCCCCGGGTGAGAGCATCAAGCGCCCCGAAGGGTTCATCCAGCAGCAGCAGCTTGGGGCGGATCGCCAGGGCCCGGGCGATCGCCACCCGCTGGCGCATGCCGCCTGAGAGCTGCAGGGGCAGCTTGGCAGCAGCGGGGCCAAGGCCCACCATGTCGATGTGCTCTTGCACCAGGGCATCCCGCTCGTCGCGGGCGATCCTGCCCATCACCTCATCCACCGCCAGGGCGATGTTCTCCCGCACCGTGAGCCAGGGGAGCAGGGAATAGTTCTGGAACACCACCATCTTGTCGGGACCGGGGCGCTTGATGGCCTCGCCATCGAGCAGCACCGTGCCTTCGCTGGGCAGATCCAGGCCGGCGATCATGTTCAGCAGGGTGCTCTTGCCGCACCCGGAGTGGCCGATCAGGGAGATGAATTCGCCCTTGCGGATCTCCAGGTCGATGCTCCGCAGGGCCAGGTAGGTGCCGCCCCCCTGGAGGGCGAAGCTCTTGTCGATGGCACACACATCCACCAGGGATGGGGCTGGGGTCGTGGTCATGGGTGGGTGCTGGGCACGGAGATGTGGGAAAACCAGGTCGGTGAAGCGGCAGGACCTGAGCTGATCACTGGCCGGGGGAGATGCGGGTCTGCAGCCAGGCCATCAGGCGATCGAGCACCAGGCCGATGGCACCGATCCAGATCACGCCGAGCACGATTTCGCCCACGTAGTTCTGCTGGTAGGCATCCCAGATGAAGAAGCCGATGCCCACGGTGCCGGGCATCACGATCTCGGCGGCGATGATCGCCAGCCAGGCCAGGCCGATCGAGATGCGCAGGCCGGTGAAGATGTAGGGGAGGGCCGAGGGGATCAGCACCTTGGTGAAGAAACGCCGGCTCGACATCTGCAGCACCAGGGCGACATTGCGGTAGTCCTGCGGGATCTGGCGCACGCCTTCGGCGGTGTTGATCAGGATCGGCCACACCGCCGTGATGAAGATCACGAAGATGGCCGCCGGCTGGTTCTTCTGGAACAGCACCAGGGCGATCGGCACCCAGGCCAGCGGCGCCACCATGCGCAGGAACTGGAAGAGCGGATCAAAGGCGCGGTTGATCGCGGGCTTCAGGCCGATCGTGATGCCCACGCCAATCCCCACCAGGGCCGCCAGGGTGTAACCCTGGGCCACGCGGCTGAGGCTGGCCATGGTCTGCCAGAACAGGCCCTTGTCCAGGCCACCCCGGTCATAGAAGGGATAGAGGATGAGGGTGCGGGTACTTTCTTCGGTGAACAGGCTGGCGGGCGAGGGCAAGGCAATCAGGCCAGCCATGGAGAGGAACTGCCACAGCGCCAGGAAGCCACCCACCCCCAGCAGGGGAGGCAGCCACTGGGAGGAGCTTCGGCTCAGGTAACGAATGAGATGGGGGGCTGCGGATTTCCGCGGGCCTGGAACAGTGATCATTGGGAGGAACCCTGGAGGGGTGGGGATAGCTGAGAAGGTGGGAGGGCCAGGTGATCGCACCTGGCCACACTTGTGGACCTACTTCTTGATCTTCAGGCTGTCGAGATAGGCCTGCGGATTCTCCGGGTCGTAGACCACGCCATCAAAGAAGGTTTCCTTGCCACGGCTGGAGCCGCTGGGAATCTGAGCAGCGGGGAGGCCGAGCTCCTTGGCCGCCTGGATCCAGAGATCCTCTCGGGTCACCTTGTCGTTGATGGCCTTGGCCTGCTCCACCGTGTCAACGGTGCCGGGGT
This portion of the Cyanobium sp. NIES-981 genome encodes:
- a CDS encoding nitrate ABC transporter ATP-binding protein (This model describes the ATP binding subunits of ATP-binding cassette (ABC) transporters for nitrate transport, or for bicarbonate transport, in bacteria and archaea.); the encoded protein is MSPLLQTAPESLTAPPAHEPFLRFENVSKVYPTPNGPYPVLDGIELGINEGEFMCVIGHSGCGKSTLLNMVSGFATPSSGQVVLHGNRITRPGPDRMVVFQGYALLPWFTAYENVYLAVDSVKPNLSEQEKREITREHLAMVGLSEAAEKKILQLSGGMKQRVAIARALAIRPEVLILDEPFGALDAITKEELQEELLTIWNTQKCTVLMITHDIDEALFLADRLVMMTNGPAAKIGEIMEINFPRPRNREEMMEDPHYYALRNQALDFLYSRFAHDDTAD
- a CDS encoding nitrate ABC transporter ATP-binding protein (This model describes the ATP binding subunits of ATP-binding cassette (ABC) transporters for nitrate transport, or for bicarbonate transport, in bacteria and archaea.), encoding MTTTPAPSLVDVCAIDKSFALQGGGTYLALRSIDLEIRKGEFISLIGHSGCGKSTLLNMIAGLDLPSEGTVLLDGEAIKRPGPDKMVVFQNYSLLPWLTVRENIALAVDEVMGRIARDERDALVQEHIDMVGLGPAAAKLPLQLSGGMRQRVAIARALAIRPKLLLLDEPFGALDALTRGNLQEKLMQICNEHELTAVMVTHDVDEAVLLSDRIVMLTNGPGSSIGGILEVDIPRPRARLEVVHHPSYYSLRSEIIYFLNRQKRVKQWRSRPHAVVARHGLEKVNLDLGFLPLAASAPLAVAEAHGLFAKHGLDAVSLIRETSWRGIVDGLVDGTLDASLMPAGMPTWMTAGGHGGTPLPIVTPLTLSRNGNGITLGRRLAEQGVRSVEDYRAYLRSHGREPHTMGIVHEASMHNLLLRYWLAANGIDPDRDVHLQALPPAQMLADLKDGSIDGYCVGAPWLDRAIRDGHGIAVAGDLAIWPGHPGKVLGLREDWAIAYPNTHIALTKALLEACRYCADPAHWAELSELLSDRRYLGIKPEMIRFSEASADGDRGGPESESAVPHHLFFGEGLNRPSRTEHLWMMTQMARWGEIPLPRNWVEILERVCQVGVFSTAARELGLEAISYQRQGIELFDGQAFNAEDPIGYLNAQTIKRDFSIAEIPLAPPRRG
- the ntrB gene encoding nitrate ABC transporter permease codes for the protein MITVPGPRKSAAPHLIRYLSRSSSQWLPPLLGVGGFLALWQFLSMAGLIALPSPASLFTEESTRTLILYPFYDRGGLDKGLFWQTMASLSRVAQGYTLAALVGIGVGITIGLKPAINRAFDPLFQFLRMVAPLAWVPIALVLFQKNQPAAIFVIFITAVWPILINTAEGVRQIPQDYRNVALVLQMSSRRFFTKVLIPSALPYIFTGLRISIGLAWLAIIAAEIVMPGTVGIGFFIWDAYQQNYVGEIVLGVIWIGAIGLVLDRLMAWLQTRISPGQ